A window from Carassius carassius chromosome 40, fCarCar2.1, whole genome shotgun sequence encodes these proteins:
- the cpn1 gene encoding carboxypeptidase N catalytic chain: MLSGSSLIWIGALLLGLEASLTRASDFQHHGYEEMVRALFAVQSDCPYITRIYSIGRSIEGRHLYVLEFSDNPGIHEALEPEFKYVGNMHGNEVLGKELLIYLAQFLCEEYRAGNERITHLIHDTRIHILPSMNPDGYEVAARQGPEFNGYLVGRGNAKEVDLNRNFPDLNGLMYYYEKHNGQNHHLPLPDNWELQVEPETLAVIKWMQNYNFVLSANLHGGAVVANYPFDKSREPRIRGKTSYSASPDDKIFKKLAKTYSYAHSWMHKGWNCGDYFDEGITNGASWYSLSKGMQDFNYLYTNCFEITLELSCDKFPPVTALASEWLANREALVSYMEQVHHGIKGMVYDENNNRISNALISVASINHDITSGTDGDYFRLLLPGTYTVTVSALGYQPCTKTVTVGPAEAVQLDFYLKVQPKGSNSTVKPYPNKKGSPTAKIPPTNLGPR; encoded by the exons ATGCTGTCAGGCAGCTCTCTGATCTGGATTGGGGCACTGCTTCTGGGGCTCGAGGCTTCGCTGACCAGGGCGTCAGACTTCCAGCACCATGGTTATGAGGAGATGGTAAGGGCTCTTTTTGCCGTCCAAAGTGATTGCCCCTACATCACTCGCATCTACAGCATCGGTCGCAGCATAGAGGGACGGCATCTATATGTCCTGGAGTTCAGTGATAACCCTGGCATCCATGAAGCAC TGGAGCCCGAGTTCAAGTACGTAGGGAACATGCATGGGAACGAGGTGCTCGGCAAGGAGCTGCTCATCTACTTGGCCCAGTTCCTGTGCGAGGAATACCGGGCAGGAAACGAGCGAATCACGCACCTCATCCATGACACACGGATCCACATCCTTCCTTCGATGAACCCGGATGGATATGAGGTTGCAGCCAGGCAG GGTCCAGAGTTCAACGGCTACTTAGTGGGACGTGGAAACGCAAAAGAGGTGGACCTGAACCGCAACTTCCCAGACCTGAATGGTCTTATGTATTACTACGAGAAGCACAACGGCCAAAACCACCACCTGCCACTGCCTGACAACTGGGAACTACAG GTTGAGCCGGAGACCTTAGCGGTGATAAAATGGATGCAAAATTACAACTTTGTTCTGTCGGCTAACCTCCATGGTGGTGCTGTAGTTGCTAACTACCCCTTTGATAAGTCTCGCGAACCCCGGATAAGAGGCAAAACATCATACTCTGCTTCCCCCGATgataaaatattcaaaaag TTGGCAAAGACATACTCCTACGCCCACAGCTGGATGCATAAGGGCTGGAACTGCGGCGATTACTTTGATGAAGGAATCACAAATGGAGCCAGCTGGTACTCTCTGTCTAAGG GGATGCAGGACTTCAACTACCTCTACACAAACTGCTTTGAGATTACTCTGGAGCTCAGCTGTGATAAGTTTCCTCCAGTGACGGCTCTTGCCAGTGAGTGGCTGGCCAACAGAGAGGCTTTGGTGTCCTACATGGAGCAG GTGCACCATGGGATTAAAGGCATGGTCTATGATGAGAACAACAACCGAATTAGCAATGCCTTGATCTCTGTGGCTAGCATAAACCATGATATCACCAGCG GAACGGATGGAGACTATTTCCGTCTGCTCTTGCCGGGTACCTACACAGTGACCGTTTCTGCACTAGGTTACCAACCTTGCACCAAAACCGTAACAGTGGGACCAGCTGAAGCTGTACAG TTGGATTTCTATTTGAAAGTTCAACCAAAAGGGTCAAACTCGACCGTTAAACCATATCCCAACAAGAAAGGTTCACCAACAGCTAAAATTCCTCCAACCAACCTTGGTCCAAGATAA